From one Shewanella sp. GD04112 genomic stretch:
- the sstT gene encoding serine/threonine transporter SstT: MKQESSLLAKLANGSLVLQILVGIIAGVSLASFSHEAAKQVAFLGSLFVGALKAIAPILVFILVASSIANQKKNTQTNMRPIVVLYLFGTFAAALTAVVLSMMFPTNLVLVAGVEGTSPPQGIGEVINTLLFKLVDNPVNALMTGNYIGILAWGVGLGLALHHASDSTKQVFADVSHGISQMVRFIIRLAPIGIFGLVAATFAETGFAAIAGYAKLLAVLLGAMAIIALIVNPLIVYVKIKRNPYPLVIRCLRESGVTAFFTRSSAANIPVNMALCEKLKLHEDTYSVSIPLGATINMGGAAITITVLTLAAAHTLGIQVDLLTALLLSVVAAISACGASGVAGGSLLLIPLACSLFGISNDVAMQVVAVGFIIGVIQDAAETALNSSTDVIFTAAACEAAENKAKLG, from the coding sequence ATGAAACAAGAATCGTCTTTGTTAGCCAAGTTGGCTAATGGCAGTTTGGTGCTGCAAATTCTCGTGGGGATCATCGCTGGTGTGAGTCTAGCCAGTTTTTCACATGAAGCCGCAAAGCAAGTCGCGTTTTTAGGAAGTCTCTTCGTAGGTGCATTAAAAGCCATCGCACCTATTCTGGTGTTTATCCTTGTGGCGTCTTCCATCGCCAATCAAAAGAAAAATACTCAAACCAATATGCGCCCGATTGTGGTGCTGTACTTATTTGGCACCTTCGCTGCTGCGTTAACTGCCGTGGTGTTAAGCATGATGTTCCCAACCAATTTAGTGTTGGTCGCTGGCGTTGAGGGCACCAGCCCGCCGCAGGGCATTGGCGAAGTGATCAATACCTTACTCTTCAAACTGGTTGATAACCCAGTCAATGCGTTAATGACGGGCAACTACATTGGCATTTTGGCTTGGGGTGTGGGTTTAGGTTTAGCTCTGCACCATGCTAGCGATTCGACCAAGCAAGTATTTGCCGATGTAAGCCATGGTATTTCGCAAATGGTGCGTTTTATCATTCGTTTAGCACCTATCGGTATCTTTGGTCTGGTGGCAGCGACCTTTGCCGAAACCGGTTTTGCCGCCATTGCCGGTTACGCCAAGCTATTGGCCGTGTTACTCGGCGCGATGGCTATCATAGCTTTGATTGTTAACCCGCTGATTGTTTACGTGAAAATTAAACGTAATCCCTATCCTTTAGTGATCCGTTGTCTGCGCGAAAGTGGTGTAACCGCATTTTTCACCCGTTCTAGCGCAGCGAACATTCCAGTGAATATGGCGCTGTGTGAAAAGTTAAAGCTGCATGAAGACACTTATTCTGTCTCTATTCCGTTAGGTGCAACCATCAACATGGGCGGCGCGGCGATTACCATTACCGTGCTGACCTTAGCCGCGGCGCATACCTTAGGCATTCAGGTGGATTTATTAACGGCGTTACTGCTGAGTGTAGTGGCGGCGATTTCGGCCTGTGGCGCATCCGGTGTGGCTGGTGGCTCGTTACTGCTTATTCCGCTGGCCTGTAGCCTGTTTGGTATTTCTAATGATGTGGCCATGCAAGTGGTTGCCGTTGGCTTTATTATCGGGGTTATCCAAGATGCGGCCGAAACCGCACTGAATAGCTCTACGGACGTGATTTTTACGGCCGCTGCTTGTGAAGCCGCTGAAAACAAAGCTAAACTTGGATAA
- a CDS encoding DEAD/DEAH box helicase produces the protein MTQASSSVASFAELGIIAPLCNRLSELTYAAPTPIQAATIPAVLSGRDVLAGANTGSGKTAAFAVPLLQRLFEAKTAEKSAGQVRCLVLVPTRELAQQVADSFLSYASHFNGQLKIVAAFGGVSVNLQMQSLRAGADVLVATPGRLLDLLASNALKLNRVSALVLDEADRMLCLGFTDELNQVLEALPAKKQTLLFSATFPEEVRALTAKLLHQPLEYHLQSEQESTIEQRVITVNREQKTALLAHLIKQHQWSQALIFVSAKNTCNHLAQKLSKRGISAEVFHGDKAQGARTRVLDGFKSGEISVLIATDIAARGIDIDKLPVVINFDLPRSPADYMHRIGRSGRAGEAGLAVTLISHEEYHHFGVIEKKNKIKLVREQITGFEANAEMPLEVLAQEKPQAKPEGTGKKKRKQLPAANLEFWGKKS, from the coding sequence ATGACCCAAGCTTCTTCCTCCGTTGCCAGCTTTGCCGAACTTGGCATTATTGCGCCCCTGTGTAATCGACTCTCTGAGCTGACCTATGCGGCCCCTACGCCCATACAAGCGGCCACTATTCCGGCCGTGCTCAGTGGACGGGACGTATTAGCGGGGGCGAATACGGGCTCAGGCAAAACGGCCGCCTTTGCCGTGCCGTTATTGCAGCGCCTGTTTGAGGCGAAAACTGCGGAAAAGTCGGCAGGCCAAGTGCGTTGTTTGGTACTGGTGCCAACTCGCGAATTGGCGCAGCAAGTTGCCGATAGCTTTTTATCCTATGCTTCTCACTTCAATGGCCAACTTAAGATAGTCGCGGCGTTCGGCGGCGTGTCTGTCAATCTGCAAATGCAAAGCTTACGCGCGGGGGCCGATGTGCTGGTGGCAACGCCTGGCCGTTTATTGGATTTATTAGCCAGTAATGCGCTTAAGTTAAACCGCGTCTCGGCCTTAGTGCTGGATGAAGCTGACCGCATGTTATGCCTTGGGTTTACCGATGAATTAAATCAAGTGCTTGAGGCGCTGCCCGCCAAGAAACAAACCTTATTGTTTTCGGCTACATTCCCTGAAGAAGTCCGAGCACTCACGGCCAAATTACTCCATCAACCGCTTGAATATCATCTGCAAAGTGAGCAAGAAAGCACTATTGAACAGCGTGTTATCACAGTCAACCGTGAACAAAAAACGGCGCTATTGGCACACTTGATTAAACAGCATCAGTGGTCGCAGGCGCTTATTTTTGTTAGCGCTAAAAATACTTGTAATCACCTCGCACAGAAGCTGTCTAAACGTGGGATCAGTGCCGAAGTCTTCCATGGCGATAAGGCGCAAGGCGCGCGTACTCGGGTACTCGATGGCTTTAAAAGTGGCGAAATCAGTGTATTGATTGCGACTGATATCGCAGCCCGCGGTATTGATATTGATAAACTCCCTGTGGTGATTAACTTCGATTTGCCAAGAAGCCCGGCCGATTATATGCACCGTATTGGTCGTAGCGGCCGCGCGGGAGAGGCGGGTTTGGCGGTGACCTTGATTTCCCATGAGGAATATCATCACTTCGGCGTGATTGAAAAGAAAAACAAAATCAAACTGGTACGTGAACAAATCACCGGATTTGAAGCGAATGCCGAGATGCCACTGGAAGTGTTGGCGCAGGAAAAACCGCAGGCTAAACCCGAAGGCACTGGCAAGAAAAAGCGTAAACAGTTACCCGCGGCGAACCTTGAATTTTGGGGTAAAAAGTCTTAA
- a CDS encoding ABC transporter ATP-binding protein produces MFKRFESWVEALPDGEPTKPPTGVYAFCRHYTKGYELPLILMSVLTALIAMLEVSLFGFMGQLVDWLVKKSPETLFQDEGSTLLLMGLMVLVVMPLLVLFHALIMHQTLLGNYPMSIRWLAHRYLLKQSVSFYQNDFAGRIATKVMQTSLAVRETVMKLLDVLVYILVYFTSMLVMVASADVRLVIPMLIWLALYIGLQWYFVPRLKTVSTEQADARSTMTGRIVDSYTNITTVKLFAHTDKEAEYAKASMRSFLDTVYRQMRLVTGISVSVQVINYMLAFSIAAVSILLWSDNAISVGAIAIAVSLALRLNGMSQWIMWEISSLFENIGTVTDGMNTLSKTTLIQDSPNANTLVVEQGRIDFNQVSFHYGEETGVIEDLNLNIKAGEKVGLVGRSGAGKSTLVNLLMRFYDVEKGQICIDGQDIKAVKQDSLRSQIGMVTQDTSLLHRTIRENILYGNPDASETQLEHAIKQAQAHDFINELTDPNGNHGLDAQVGERGVKLSGGQRQRIAIARVLLKNAPILLLDEATSALDSEVEAAIQESLYELMQGKTVIAIAHRLSTIAAMDRLIVLDQGRIVEQGTHQELIAAGGIYAQLWAHQTGGFLGIE; encoded by the coding sequence ATGTTTAAACGATTTGAATCTTGGGTTGAAGCCCTGCCCGATGGCGAACCAACCAAGCCGCCCACGGGGGTATATGCGTTTTGCCGCCATTACACTAAGGGCTATGAATTACCGCTTATATTAATGTCAGTGCTGACGGCATTAATCGCCATGCTCGAAGTCTCGCTCTTTGGCTTTATGGGGCAATTAGTCGATTGGTTAGTGAAAAAAAGCCCTGAGACGCTCTTTCAAGATGAAGGCTCGACGCTGTTATTAATGGGGCTGATGGTCCTAGTGGTGATGCCATTATTAGTGCTATTTCATGCGCTGATCATGCATCAAACCTTGCTGGGTAATTATCCCATGTCGATTCGTTGGCTTGCGCATCGCTATCTGCTCAAGCAAAGCGTGTCCTTCTATCAAAATGATTTTGCCGGCCGCATTGCCACTAAAGTGATGCAAACTTCCCTTGCGGTCCGTGAAACCGTAATGAAACTGCTCGATGTGCTGGTGTACATTTTAGTGTATTTCACCTCCATGCTGGTGATGGTGGCCAGTGCCGATGTTCGTCTGGTGATCCCCATGCTGATCTGGCTGGCGCTCTATATCGGTTTACAGTGGTATTTTGTGCCTAGGCTGAAAACAGTTTCGACTGAACAGGCCGATGCGCGCTCGACGATGACAGGACGCATTGTCGACAGTTACACCAATATCACCACGGTGAAACTCTTCGCCCATACGGATAAAGAAGCCGAGTATGCCAAGGCGAGTATGCGCAGTTTCCTCGACACTGTGTACCGCCAGATGCGCCTTGTCACGGGGATCAGTGTTAGTGTGCAAGTGATTAACTATATGCTCGCCTTCAGTATTGCCGCTGTGTCTATCCTGCTCTGGAGTGACAATGCCATCTCCGTTGGAGCGATTGCGATTGCCGTGAGTTTAGCGCTGCGTCTCAATGGCATGTCGCAATGGATCATGTGGGAAATCAGTTCGTTATTTGAAAATATCGGCACAGTAACCGATGGGATGAATACCCTTTCCAAGACAACACTTATCCAAGATTCGCCCAATGCCAACACTTTAGTGGTTGAGCAAGGACGTATCGATTTTAATCAGGTGAGTTTCCATTACGGCGAAGAAACTGGTGTTATTGAAGATCTGAACCTCAATATCAAAGCGGGCGAAAAGGTCGGTCTCGTTGGCCGCTCGGGCGCGGGTAAGTCCACGCTAGTGAACCTGTTGATGCGTTTTTACGATGTTGAGAAAGGCCAAATTTGTATCGATGGTCAAGATATTAAAGCGGTCAAGCAGGACTCACTGCGTTCACAGATTGGTATGGTGACCCAAGATACGTCTCTACTGCATCGCACTATTCGGGAGAATATTCTTTACGGTAATCCTGATGCGAGCGAAACCCAGCTCGAGCATGCAATAAAACAGGCTCAGGCCCATGATTTTATTAATGAACTGACCGATCCTAATGGCAACCATGGCTTAGATGCACAAGTGGGTGAACGTGGGGTTAAGCTCTCCGGCGGACAGAGACAACGTATCGCTATTGCTCGGGTACTTTTGAAAAATGCGCCGATTTTACTGCTCGATGAGGCGACTTCTGCCTTGGACTCCGAAGTGGAAGCTGCGATTCAGGAAAGCTTGTATGAACTAATGCAAGGAAAGACTGTGATCGCAATTGCCCATAGATTGTCCACTATCGCGGCGATGGACAGATTAATCGTGCTCGATCAAGGTCGTATCGTCGAGCAAGGCACCCATCAAGAGTTGATTGCTGCTGGCGGTATCTATGCCCAGCTTTGGGCGCATCAAACTGGTGGCTTCCTCGGGATTGAGTAG
- a CDS encoding methylated-DNA--[protein]-cysteine S-methyltransferase, translating into MSPNFSQLISAPTAKDYQPCAVDTLSTPVGVLQLNANAYGLSHLTVVGSSRTEIPLKVATDVELARAKSHIEQAKAQLQKYFRGELTEFHLSLAPKGTEFQQQVWQALVQVGYGQSYSYGDIAQRIDRPKAVRAVGAANGANPIAIIVPCHRIIGKNGQLTGYAYGLTMKQQLLMLESTSKGAHFTLE; encoded by the coding sequence ATGAGCCCGAATTTCTCCCAATTGATTAGCGCGCCAACGGCCAAAGATTATCAGCCCTGCGCTGTCGATACCTTAAGTACCCCTGTCGGCGTACTACAACTCAATGCCAATGCCTACGGATTAAGCCACTTAACGGTCGTAGGGTCGAGCCGAACGGAGATCCCGCTAAAGGTTGCAACTGATGTCGAACTCGCGCGGGCCAAAAGCCATATTGAGCAGGCAAAGGCGCAGCTTCAGAAATATTTTCGCGGTGAGCTAACTGAGTTCCACTTAAGCTTAGCGCCTAAGGGAACCGAATTTCAGCAGCAGGTGTGGCAGGCGCTGGTGCAGGTCGGTTATGGGCAGAGTTACAGTTATGGCGATATCGCCCAGCGCATCGACAGGCCCAAAGCCGTCAGGGCGGTGGGTGCCGCCAATGGTGCCAATCCCATCGCGATTATTGTGCCCTGTCACCGTATCATTGGTAAAAATGGCCAATTAACCGGTTATGCCTATGGACTTACGATGAAACAACAGCTGTTAATGCTGGAATCGACAAGCAAGGGAGCGCATTTTACGTTAGAATAG
- a CDS encoding dual specificity protein phosphatase family protein, with product MQHLFWLVEGKIAGRSGPNKDPWDLAELKDSGIRAVLSVNGGEGCEPGSFKHHGLRYECIPFSRNVPPQEGDVAICVAQLPRALAFIQQCEADNLPVLIHCRSGKDRTGLIMAYYLMVNGAAPLHAVSQVRSIRDIAFTAEGWDQFAFDVLYALQD from the coding sequence ATGCAGCATCTATTTTGGTTAGTTGAAGGCAAGATAGCGGGTCGAAGTGGCCCCAATAAGGATCCTTGGGATTTAGCCGAGCTTAAGGACTCTGGGATCCGTGCCGTGTTATCCGTGAATGGCGGAGAGGGCTGTGAGCCGGGCAGTTTTAAGCATCATGGATTGCGTTATGAATGCATTCCTTTCTCCCGCAATGTCCCGCCGCAGGAAGGGGATGTTGCAATATGTGTTGCCCAGCTACCGCGTGCGCTGGCGTTTATTCAGCAGTGTGAAGCCGATAACTTGCCCGTGCTAATCCATTGCCGCTCGGGTAAAGACCGTACTGGGCTTATTATGGCCTATTACTTGATGGTCAATGGCGCCGCGCCTTTGCATGCCGTTAGTCAAGTACGCAGTATTCGCGATATTGCGTTTACTGCCGAAGGTTGGGACCAGTTTGCCTTCGATGTGCTCTATGCGTTACAGGACTAA
- a CDS encoding chemotaxis protein CheV: MKSKASQSQGLLLFRLSQTQVFALGTLKIRELVPYTPLSKIPQSHPTIMGAAKIRGHTIPVVDMAAAIGYRPISDEERQHCYIIITDCQRMIIGFLVRAIDKIIECNWRDIEAPSANLGRNAFLTGVTRYDNQLVQLLDVELLLSKVFPDAPEANRAILTDVQREKLKPMRILLVDDSKVARKQLSDALDSINIPYFVTPDGKEALSIMEQAAAEHHPIDILVSDIEMPGLDGYELAFEVRDNPLLAKAYIILHTSLSSEISVSQAHQVGANEALTKFDAHELVEAMLRGADLAATRAN, encoded by the coding sequence ATGAAAAGCAAGGCAAGTCAGTCCCAGGGGCTATTACTGTTTCGGTTATCGCAAACACAGGTCTTTGCTCTGGGCACGCTTAAAATCCGTGAGTTAGTGCCTTACACTCCGCTGAGTAAAATTCCTCAATCTCATCCGACGATCATGGGCGCCGCAAAGATTCGCGGCCATACCATTCCCGTGGTAGATATGGCGGCAGCGATTGGTTATCGCCCCATCAGCGATGAAGAGCGCCAACATTGCTATATCATCATTACCGATTGTCAGCGGATGATTATCGGCTTTTTGGTGCGTGCGATTGATAAGATCATCGAGTGTAATTGGCGCGATATTGAAGCGCCATCGGCCAATTTAGGCCGCAATGCCTTTTTAACTGGAGTAACGCGTTACGATAATCAGCTGGTGCAGTTACTCGACGTGGAGTTGTTGCTGTCGAAGGTCTTCCCCGATGCGCCCGAGGCCAATCGCGCCATTTTAACTGACGTGCAGCGCGAGAAGTTAAAACCCATGCGTATTTTGCTGGTGGATGATTCTAAGGTCGCGCGCAAACAACTTTCCGATGCGCTCGATAGCATTAACATTCCTTATTTTGTGACCCCTGACGGTAAAGAGGCGCTCTCGATTATGGAGCAGGCCGCCGCCGAGCATCATCCTATCGATATTCTGGTCAGCGATATTGAAATGCCTGGGCTCGATGGTTATGAGCTGGCGTTTGAAGTGCGTGACAATCCTCTTCTCGCCAAAGCTTATATCATTCTGCATACCTCACTTTCGAGCGAGATCAGCGTCAGCCAAGCCCACCAAGTTGGCGCAAATGAGGCGCTGACAAAGTTTGATGCCCATGAGCTGGTGGAAGCCATGCTGCGGGGCGCCGATTTAGCGGCTACGCGGGCGAATTAG
- a CDS encoding phospholipase D family protein: MDAADRGVRVRLLLDDMTSADMGEQLIALARHPNINIRLFNPSTERNYRGLAMLFGFSRLNHRMHNKSFTVDNVMTIVGGRNIGDEYFAANRDLEFGDFDLLAMGDAVPKISDEFDRYWNADTTHPIEVLSDHNPTQAELEALAQRVSEQREQSKSSEYVKRLAESQLLANLQSDSMTWFWGKALVLVDPSDKLQQGDKSTWLLSQLLPYLTQVESELLIISPYFVPTQSGTDLLTLLAQSGKRVRVITNSLAATDVLAVHAGYKQYRKTLLAAGVEIYEVKAQAGERSHSWHGSSKSSLHAKSFVFDNNQIFVGSFNFDPRSAAVNTELGLLITQPQLSGHVSHNIEEKLATNTYRLALDDGDLVWWDDGAQQRYDSEPDAGFWRIFVADFLGLLPIESQL; the protein is encoded by the coding sequence ATGGATGCCGCGGATCGCGGGGTGCGAGTGCGTTTATTGCTGGATGATATGACCAGTGCCGACATGGGCGAGCAGCTAATTGCCCTCGCGCGCCACCCTAACATCAATATTCGGCTGTTTAACCCAAGCACAGAGCGCAATTACCGCGGCCTTGCCATGTTGTTTGGTTTTAGTCGCTTAAATCACAGGATGCACAATAAATCGTTCACAGTGGACAATGTGATGACCATTGTCGGTGGGCGTAATATTGGTGATGAGTATTTTGCGGCAAATCGTGACCTCGAATTTGGCGATTTTGACCTGTTAGCCATGGGCGATGCAGTGCCTAAGATATCCGATGAATTTGACCGATATTGGAATGCCGACACGACCCATCCGATTGAAGTCTTAAGTGACCATAATCCCACGCAGGCGGAGCTTGAGGCGCTGGCGCAGCGGGTGAGTGAACAGCGTGAACAGTCCAAATCCAGCGAATATGTGAAGCGCTTAGCCGAAAGCCAATTATTGGCAAATTTGCAGAGCGATAGCATGACTTGGTTTTGGGGCAAAGCCTTAGTGCTGGTTGACCCGTCCGATAAATTGCAGCAGGGCGATAAATCCACTTGGTTGCTCAGCCAGTTATTACCTTACCTGACGCAGGTGGAGTCCGAGTTACTCATCATTTCGCCTTATTTTGTGCCGACGCAATCGGGAACCGATTTGCTCACACTCTTGGCGCAGTCGGGTAAGCGGGTTCGAGTCATAACTAATAGTCTGGCGGCAACCGATGTGCTGGCGGTGCATGCGGGATATAAGCAGTATCGAAAAACCTTGTTGGCCGCGGGCGTCGAAATCTACGAAGTGAAAGCTCAGGCGGGTGAGCGCTCCCACAGCTGGCATGGCAGCTCAAAAAGCAGCCTGCACGCCAAATCGTTTGTATTTGATAATAATCAGATATTTGTGGGCTCATTTAACTTTGATCCCCGTTCTGCGGCGGTGAATACCGAGCTTGGATTGTTGATCACTCAGCCGCAATTGAGTGGCCATGTCAGCCATAATATTGAGGAAAAGCTCGCGACGAATACCTATCGACTCGCCTTGGATGATGGCGATCTCGTCTGGTGGGACGATGGGGCGCAGCAGCGCTACGACAGTGAGCCTGATGCCGGATTTTGGCGTATCTTTGTCGCCGATTTCCTCGGGCTATTGCCAATAGAGTCACAGTTATAA
- a CDS encoding AlkA N-terminal domain-containing protein, producing the protein MKQTSVSQNSAPQPPSEPTSSDAQDCQISAGICREARMSRDPRFDGKFFVGVLSTGIYCRTVCPAVAPKEENVRYFDSAIKAAQAGLRPCLRCRPDSAPGSNPWKGTNTTLDRAIGLIEAGALSGEHGLTVEALADKLGISSRYLNKLFTAGFGTSPKQFALYRQLLFAKQLLHQTQLPITQVALAAGFNSIRRFNEAFQQALQLTPTQLRKSSQKSTIKIDDGESAELACSQEMPAHSLSLYQYYRPPLDWAAQLAFYRLRAVEGMEWFSDNANPHSHGAIDPNIPLEYGRTLQIEDIRAVVHIVHEAPLHRFKITLTLTPDSPISGLQKLITQVRRILDLDADMQLIEHNLAHLTDLKLSSKSGLRIPGAGAVFEAGCRAVLGQQVSVVQATKLLNILVEAYGERFSLNGREYRLFPTPQAIREASLDELKMPGARKLALNALAAFICEQPEASVDEWIGVKGIGPWTIAYAKLRGLGDPNIFLHTDLIVKKQLVASVAEQKGLDIEAVKQLDYTVLAQRVSADIAPWGSYLTFQLWSNA; encoded by the coding sequence ATGAAGCAGACAAGCGTGAGCCAAAATTCAGCCCCACAACCGCCATCCGAGCCGACATCAAGCGACGCGCAGGATTGCCAAATATCCGCCGGGATTTGCCGTGAAGCGCGCATGAGCCGCGATCCACGTTTTGACGGTAAGTTCTTTGTGGGCGTGTTAAGTACGGGGATTTATTGCCGAACAGTGTGCCCAGCAGTAGCGCCGAAGGAAGAAAATGTGCGTTATTTTGACTCGGCCATTAAAGCTGCACAGGCGGGACTCAGGCCTTGTCTACGTTGCCGCCCCGACAGTGCTCCTGGCTCTAATCCGTGGAAAGGCACTAACACAACCCTAGACAGAGCCATAGGTTTGATTGAAGCTGGCGCCTTATCTGGTGAGCACGGATTAACGGTCGAGGCCTTGGCGGACAAATTGGGGATCAGCAGCCGTTATTTAAATAAATTATTTACCGCAGGATTTGGCACTTCACCTAAACAATTTGCCCTCTATCGTCAGTTATTGTTCGCAAAGCAGTTGTTGCATCAGACGCAGTTGCCCATCACTCAGGTCGCCCTTGCCGCAGGCTTTAACAGTATTCGCCGTTTTAACGAGGCATTTCAGCAGGCGCTGCAATTAACGCCCACCCAGTTGCGAAAATCCAGTCAGAAATCGACTATTAAAATAGACGACGGGGAGAGTGCCGAACTCGCTTGTTCGCAGGAGATGCCAGCGCACAGCTTGAGTCTGTATCAGTATTATCGACCGCCACTCGATTGGGCGGCGCAATTAGCCTTTTATCGCCTGCGCGCCGTCGAAGGCATGGAATGGTTTAGCGATAATGCAAACCCTCACTCCCATGGGGCGATTGACCCAAATATACCACTTGAGTATGGCCGTACTCTGCAAATTGAGGATATCCGCGCTGTGGTACATATCGTCCATGAGGCGCCTTTGCATCGCTTTAAAATCACGCTGACGTTAACGCCCGACTCGCCCATATCGGGCCTACAAAAGCTCATCACCCAAGTGCGGCGCATTTTAGATCTCGATGCCGATATGCAGCTGATTGAACACAACCTAGCGCACTTGACCGATCTAAAACTCAGTAGCAAATCCGGGCTTAGGATCCCTGGCGCTGGCGCGGTATTTGAGGCGGGTTGTCGAGCGGTCTTAGGTCAGCAGGTGAGCGTAGTGCAGGCGACTAAATTACTGAATATATTGGTCGAAGCCTATGGCGAGCGCTTTAGTTTAAACGGGCGGGAATATCGCCTGTTCCCCACACCGCAGGCGATTCGTGAAGCGAGTCTCGATGAGCTTAAAATGCCCGGCGCGCGCAAACTGGCGCTCAATGCGCTTGCAGCCTTTATCTGTGAGCAGCCCGAAGCCTCAGTCGATGAGTGGATTGGGGTAAAAGGCATAGGCCCTTGGACCATTGCCTACGCCAAATTACGTGGACTTGGCGATCCGAATATCTTCTTGCACACGGATTTAATTGTTAAAAAACAATTGGTAGCCAGTGTTGCCGAGCAAAAAGGCTTGGATATTGAAGCGGTAAAACAGCTGGATTATACGGTGCTTGCACAGCGGGTGAGTGCGGATATCGCCCCTTGGGGGAGTTATTTAACCTTTCAGCTGTGGTCCAATGCATAA
- the tnpA gene encoding IS200/IS605 family transposase yields the protein MEIESDLRHGRHCVFKMHVHLVFVTKYRRNVFTKEVLDDLKIFFEKVCLDFESELVEFDGEDDHVHLLVNYPPKVAVSNLVNSLKGVSSRMIRKKNYPSIKKKLWGGALWSPSYFAGSCGGAPIEIIRQYIEQQQTPA from the coding sequence ATGGAAATTGAAAGCGATTTAAGGCATGGCAGGCATTGTGTTTTTAAAATGCACGTTCATTTGGTCTTTGTAACAAAATACCGACGAAATGTCTTTACCAAAGAAGTGCTGGATGATCTAAAAATCTTTTTTGAAAAGGTCTGTCTTGATTTTGAATCAGAGCTGGTTGAGTTCGACGGTGAAGACGACCATGTGCATTTGTTGGTGAATTACCCGCCGAAGGTGGCCGTGTCGAATCTGGTTAACAGTCTCAAAGGTGTATCCAGCCGGATGATCCGAAAAAAGAATTACCCTTCGATCAAAAAGAAACTCTGGGGAGGTGCGCTCTGGTCGCCCAGTTATTTTGCGGGGAGCTGTGGTGGTGCGCCAATTGAGATCATCCGGCAGTATATTGAGCAGCAACAAACTCCGGCGTAG
- a CDS encoding transposase yields the protein MQRLQAYKFELIVTGEQQRQMRRFSGACRFVYNKALALQKERHEQGEKKLSAFELNNLLPQWKAEPETKWLSDSPSQTLQQSLKDLDRAYKNFFAKRADFPRFKKKGQSDSFRYPQGVKLEQGNNRLFLPKLGWLRYRNSRTVEGEIKNVTVSQVCGKWYVSIQTELEVEIAVHQGDAIGIDMGIARFATLSDGRFYAPLNSFKRHETALRKAQQAMSRKVKFSNNWKKAKAKVQRIHSNIGNSRRDYLHKISNDISKNHAIVCIEDLQVKNMSKSAAGTAEQQGRNVRAKSGLNKAILDQGWFEFRRQLDYKLAWNGGHLIAVPPKNTSRTCPCCGHISKDNRATQARFACVECGFEENADVVGAINVLRAGHARLACEVSGATMPPAAGTHRSESGVRA from the coding sequence ATGCAACGACTGCAAGCCTACAAATTCGAACTGATTGTCACTGGAGAGCAGCAGCGCCAGATGCGCCGCTTCTCCGGTGCTTGTCGGTTTGTCTATAACAAGGCGCTGGCGTTGCAAAAAGAACGACATGAGCAGGGTGAAAAGAAACTATCGGCCTTTGAACTGAATAATCTGTTACCACAATGGAAAGCAGAGCCAGAAACAAAATGGCTGTCTGATTCACCTTCTCAAACGCTGCAACAGTCGCTGAAAGATTTAGATCGGGCGTACAAAAATTTCTTTGCCAAACGAGCAGACTTCCCGCGCTTCAAAAAGAAGGGTCAGTCAGATAGCTTTCGCTATCCACAAGGGGTGAAACTGGAGCAAGGCAATAATCGACTCTTCCTGCCCAAGCTCGGCTGGCTGCGTTACCGCAACAGTCGGACGGTGGAAGGTGAGATTAAAAACGTCACGGTCAGTCAGGTTTGTGGTAAGTGGTATGTATCGATCCAGACCGAGCTGGAAGTTGAAATTGCCGTGCATCAGGGCGATGCCATCGGCATTGACATGGGCATTGCCCGCTTTGCCACCCTGTCCGATGGCCGTTTCTACGCCCCGCTCAACAGTTTCAAACGGCACGAAACCGCTTTGCGCAAGGCGCAGCAGGCCATGAGCCGCAAGGTAAAATTCAGCAATAACTGGAAAAAGGCCAAAGCCAAAGTTCAGCGCATTCATTCCAATATCGGCAACAGCCGCCGTGACTACCTGCATAAAATATCAAACGACATTAGCAAAAACCACGCGATAGTCTGTATTGAAGATTTGCAGGTCAAAAACATGTCAAAATCAGCGGCAGGAACCGCCGAGCAACAGGGTAGGAATGTTAGGGCGAAGTCAGGCCTGAATAAAGCCATTCTTGATCAAGGCTGGTTTGAGTTCCGTCGCCAGCTCGATTACAAGCTGGCATGGAATGGCGGCCACCTGATCGCCGTTCCACCGAAAAACACCAGCCGGACGTGTCCGTGCTGTGGTCACATATCGAAGGATAACCGCGCCACGCAAGCTCGGTTTGCCTGTGTGGAATGTGGCTTTGAAGAAAACGCCGATGTCGTCGGCGCGATCAATGTATTAAGGGCGGGACACGCCCGATTAGCCTGTGAAGTGAGTGGTGCAACAATGCCGCCAGCAGCAGGAACCCACCGAAGCGAGTCCGGCGTTCGCGCCTAA